A genomic window from Arthrobacter globiformis includes:
- a CDS encoding FKBP-type peptidyl-prolyl cis-trans isomerase, translated as MSFGQRKLDREKPEIDFPEGPVPTELVITDIIEGDGPEAKAGDTVSTHYVGVAWSTGEEFDASWGRGAPLDFRVGVGQVIQGWDQGLLGMKVGGRRRLEIPSELAYGSRGAGGAIGPNEALIFVVDLVGVR; from the coding sequence ATGTCATTTGGCCAGCGCAAGCTCGACCGTGAAAAGCCGGAAATCGACTTCCCCGAAGGCCCGGTGCCCACGGAACTCGTCATCACGGACATCATTGAGGGCGACGGTCCCGAGGCCAAGGCGGGCGACACCGTCTCCACGCACTACGTCGGCGTGGCCTGGTCCACCGGCGAAGAGTTCGACGCCTCGTGGGGTCGCGGCGCCCCGCTGGACTTCCGTGTCGGCGTCGGCCAGGTCATCCAGGGCTGGGACCAGGGGCTGCTCGGCATGAAGGTCGGCGGACGCCGCCGCCTTGAGATCCCCTCGGAGCTGGCTTACGGCTCTCGCGGTGCTGGCGGAGCCATCGGCCCGAACGAAGCACTCATCTTCGTCGTGGATCTGGTGGGCGTCCGCTAA
- the dop gene encoding depupylase/deamidase Dop, producing the protein MRVMGSETEYGIHAPAAPGANATMMSARVVQAYAQVTRLRAAGGAETRWDYTDEEPLHDARGWTLERGQAHPSQLTDQPPVLDAEAVALAYGREELELDGEDESGSLLMNMVLGNGARLYVDHAHPEYSSPEVTNPAAAVAWDAAGDLVGLAAVRRLASDTELPAVNLYKNNTDNKSVSYGSHENYLMPRSVPFGDIVRGLTPFFVSRQIICGSGRVGMGQDSSRPGYQISQRADFFEAEVGLETTIRRPIINTRDEPHATADKYRRLHVIIGDANLSQVSNYLKFGTTAMVLSLIEAGLAPRIEVHEPVAALQAISHDTTLTTKIRLLDGRRVTALDLQWMYHEAAAKLAQDTGVSDAIDGDGHTHAVLERWATTLTQLDSDRAAAATSVEWLAKLSILEGYRQRDGLQWDDARLGLVDLQWADLRPEKGLYYRMLSRNRMQRIVDDADIAAAVTEPPSDTRAYFRGRCVSSFSKDVVGASWDSVIFDVPGYGRLQRVPTREPLRGTKALTGGLFARHNEAGPFLAELLGSAPAPPQA; encoded by the coding sequence ATGAGGGTCATGGGGTCGGAAACCGAGTACGGGATTCACGCGCCGGCCGCACCGGGCGCCAATGCCACCATGATGTCCGCCCGGGTGGTCCAGGCCTATGCCCAGGTCACGCGGCTCCGGGCCGCCGGCGGGGCTGAAACCCGCTGGGACTACACGGACGAGGAGCCGTTGCACGACGCCCGCGGCTGGACGCTCGAACGCGGCCAGGCCCACCCGAGCCAGCTGACGGACCAGCCGCCCGTGCTGGACGCCGAGGCCGTGGCGCTTGCTTACGGCCGGGAAGAGCTTGAGCTCGACGGCGAGGACGAATCGGGCTCGCTGCTGATGAACATGGTGCTCGGCAACGGGGCACGGCTCTATGTGGACCACGCCCACCCCGAGTACTCCAGCCCGGAGGTCACCAACCCCGCGGCGGCAGTGGCCTGGGACGCGGCCGGGGACCTCGTGGGCCTGGCTGCGGTCCGCAGGCTGGCCAGCGACACGGAACTTCCCGCCGTCAACCTCTACAAGAACAACACCGACAACAAGTCCGTATCCTACGGGTCGCACGAAAACTACCTGATGCCGCGGTCCGTGCCGTTCGGCGACATTGTCCGCGGGCTGACCCCGTTCTTCGTGTCGCGGCAGATCATCTGCGGCTCCGGGCGGGTGGGCATGGGCCAGGACAGCTCCCGGCCCGGCTACCAGATCAGCCAGCGGGCGGACTTCTTCGAGGCGGAGGTGGGCCTTGAGACCACCATCCGGCGCCCCATCATCAACACCCGCGACGAGCCCCATGCCACGGCCGACAAGTACCGGCGGCTGCACGTCATCATCGGCGACGCCAACCTGAGTCAGGTGTCCAACTACCTGAAGTTCGGGACCACCGCCATGGTGCTGAGCCTGATCGAGGCGGGGCTCGCGCCGCGCATCGAGGTCCACGAGCCCGTGGCCGCGCTGCAGGCGATCAGCCACGACACCACCCTCACCACCAAGATCAGGCTGCTGGACGGCCGCCGGGTGACGGCCCTTGACCTGCAGTGGATGTACCACGAGGCCGCCGCCAAGCTCGCCCAGGATACGGGGGTCTCGGACGCCATTGACGGCGACGGCCACACCCATGCCGTGCTGGAGCGCTGGGCCACCACCCTGACCCAGCTGGACAGCGACCGGGCCGCCGCAGCCACCTCGGTGGAGTGGCTGGCCAAACTGTCCATCCTGGAGGGCTACCGCCAACGCGACGGGCTCCAGTGGGATGACGCCCGGCTCGGGCTGGTGGATCTGCAGTGGGCCGACCTCCGGCCCGAGAAGGGGCTCTACTACCGCATGCTGTCCCGGAACCGGATGCAGCGGATCGTGGACGACGCCGACATCGCAGCAGCGGTAACGGAACCGCCGTCGGACACCCGCGCGTACTTCCGCGGACGCTGCGTCAGCAGCTTCAGCAAGGACGTGGTGGGGGCCAGCTGGGACTCGGTGATCTTCGACGTGCCGGGCTACGGAAGGCTGCAGCGCGTCCCCACCCGGGAACCGCTGCGCGGCACGAAGGCGCTGACCGGAGGGCTGTTTGCCAGGCACAACGAGGCAGGACCGTTCCTCGCGGAACTGCTCGGATCGGCACCGGCTCCGCCACAGGCATAA
- the prcA gene encoding proteasome subunit alpha, with translation MTQQFYVSPEQLMKDRADFARKGIARGRSVIVISCEDGIALVAENPSPSLHKIGEIYDKIAFAAVGKYNEFESLRQAGVRYADVRGYSYDRDDVTARGLASVYAQSLGAVFTAEQKPFEVELAVAEVGASQDLDHLYRLTFDGSIADEHNFIVMGGQADKVSGAVEGGWQRDLSFAAAIRLAVKGLVTDNEAPDLPAKALEVAVLDRSSESNRGTRRAFRRLSDQDVVELLAEES, from the coding sequence ATGACACAGCAGTTCTATGTCTCTCCCGAGCAGCTGATGAAGGACCGTGCGGATTTCGCACGGAAGGGCATCGCCCGCGGCCGGTCCGTGATCGTGATCAGCTGCGAGGACGGGATTGCGCTCGTGGCAGAGAACCCGTCACCGTCGCTGCATAAGATCGGCGAGATCTACGACAAGATCGCCTTCGCCGCCGTCGGGAAGTACAACGAGTTTGAGAGCCTCCGCCAGGCCGGGGTGCGTTACGCCGACGTCCGCGGCTATTCCTACGACCGCGACGACGTCACGGCCAGGGGACTGGCCAGCGTCTACGCCCAGAGCCTGGGCGCCGTGTTCACCGCGGAGCAGAAGCCGTTCGAGGTGGAACTGGCCGTGGCAGAAGTCGGAGCCAGCCAGGACCTCGACCACCTCTACCGCCTCACGTTCGACGGCTCGATCGCGGACGAGCACAACTTCATTGTGATGGGCGGCCAGGCGGACAAGGTGTCCGGGGCGGTCGAGGGCGGCTGGCAGCGCGACCTCTCGTTCGCGGCGGCGATCCGGCTCGCCGTCAAGGGACTCGTGACGGACAACGAGGCACCCGACCTGCCAGCCAAGGCCCTGGAAGTGGCTGTGCTGGACCGAAGTTCGGAAAGCAACAGGGGTACGCGGAGGGCTTTCCGCAGATTGTCCGACCAGGACGTTGTGGAACTGCTGGCTGAGGAGAGCTGA
- a CDS encoding ubiquitin-like protein Pup: protein MAGQEQQQPQPRDTEVEEEVPAPPAPAEGQASASTQGVDDLLDEIDGVLESNAEEFVRAFVQKGGQ from the coding sequence ATGGCAGGCCAGGAGCAGCAGCAGCCGCAGCCACGCGACACCGAGGTCGAGGAAGAGGTCCCCGCACCGCCGGCGCCCGCAGAAGGACAGGCATCCGCGTCGACACAGGGTGTTGACGATCTCCTCGACGAGATCGACGGCGTCCTGGAGTCCAACGCGGAGGAATTCGTCCGGGCGTTCGTCCAAAAGGGCGGCCAGTAG
- the arc gene encoding proteasome ATPase has translation METPNNDSVPTPAEQAGANELSVADRQVNILRDKLRHIDRQLAAATQNNSKLVAMLETAKAEILRLKNALDQEGQPPYSFGTILQLNPRRQAAGSGQAATEESVDIFNAGRKMRVGVSPLVNMNQLAVGQEVLLNEALLVVAGLGYERAGELVTLKEMLGPDRALVLGRADEERVIRLAGPLLSEKLRVGDALSIDSRTGYALEKVPRSEVENLVLEEVPDITYEDIGGLGPQIEQIRDAIELPFLHPDLYREHGLKAPKGILLYGPPGCGKTLIAKAVANSLAARAAERSGNIDLKSYFLNIKGPELLDKYVGETERHIRLIFSRAREKASDGSPVVVFFDEMDSLFRTRGTGISSDVETTIVPQLLSEIDGVERLDNVIVIGASNREDMIDPAILRPGRLDVKVKIQRPDAEAAADIFRKYITPDLPFHEDDLVEHDGDVLATVDAMVQRTVESMYSTEKSNEFLEVTYANGDTEMLYFKDFNSGAVVQNVVDRAKKYAIKDLLTTQQKGLRIDHLLRAVVDEFREHEDMPNTTNPDDWARISGKKGERITYIRTIVQGKAGQEPGKSIETMPNTGQYL, from the coding sequence ATGGAGACGCCAAACAATGACTCCGTGCCTACGCCGGCTGAGCAGGCTGGCGCCAACGAACTGTCTGTCGCGGACCGGCAGGTCAATATCCTCAGGGACAAACTGAGGCATATCGACCGCCAACTGGCCGCTGCCACGCAGAACAACTCCAAGCTCGTGGCGATGCTGGAAACCGCCAAAGCCGAAATACTCCGGCTGAAGAACGCCCTGGACCAGGAGGGGCAGCCGCCGTACAGTTTCGGCACCATCCTCCAGCTGAACCCGCGGCGCCAGGCCGCCGGCAGCGGCCAGGCTGCCACCGAGGAATCGGTGGACATCTTCAACGCCGGGCGCAAAATGCGGGTTGGCGTCAGCCCGCTGGTCAACATGAACCAGCTGGCGGTCGGCCAGGAGGTCCTCCTCAATGAGGCTCTCCTGGTGGTGGCTGGCCTCGGCTACGAGCGCGCGGGCGAACTGGTCACGCTCAAGGAGATGCTCGGCCCGGACCGCGCCCTGGTGCTGGGCCGCGCCGATGAGGAGCGCGTCATCCGGCTCGCCGGCCCGCTGCTGAGCGAGAAGCTGCGCGTGGGCGATGCCCTGTCCATCGATTCCCGCACCGGGTACGCCCTCGAAAAGGTCCCGCGGTCCGAGGTCGAGAACCTCGTCCTGGAGGAAGTCCCGGACATCACCTACGAGGACATCGGCGGCCTCGGCCCGCAGATCGAACAGATCCGGGACGCCATCGAACTGCCGTTCCTGCACCCGGACCTCTACCGCGAACACGGGCTCAAGGCGCCCAAGGGCATCCTGCTCTACGGGCCTCCGGGCTGCGGCAAGACCCTCATCGCCAAGGCCGTGGCAAACTCTTTGGCCGCGCGTGCCGCGGAACGCTCGGGCAACATCGACCTCAAGAGCTACTTCCTGAATATCAAGGGCCCCGAGCTCCTCGACAAGTACGTCGGCGAAACGGAACGCCACATCCGGCTGATCTTCTCCCGGGCCCGCGAAAAGGCCTCGGACGGCAGCCCCGTAGTGGTCTTCTTCGACGAGATGGATTCGCTCTTCCGCACCCGCGGCACGGGCATCTCCTCCGACGTCGAAACCACGATTGTGCCGCAGCTGCTGAGCGAGATCGACGGCGTGGAGCGGCTGGACAACGTCATTGTCATCGGCGCCTCCAACCGCGAGGACATGATCGACCCCGCCATCCTCCGTCCCGGCCGCCTCGACGTGAAGGTCAAGATCCAGCGCCCGGACGCCGAGGCCGCGGCGGACATCTTCCGGAAGTACATCACCCCGGACCTGCCGTTCCACGAGGACGACCTGGTGGAACACGACGGCGATGTGCTGGCCACGGTCGATGCCATGGTCCAGCGGACCGTGGAGTCGATGTACTCAACGGAGAAATCCAACGAGTTCCTGGAAGTCACCTATGCCAACGGCGACACCGAGATGCTGTACTTCAAGGACTTCAACTCCGGGGCCGTGGTCCAGAACGTCGTGGACCGTGCCAAGAAGTACGCCATCAAGGACCTCCTCACCACGCAGCAGAAGGGCCTGCGCATCGACCACCTGCTGCGCGCCGTCGTCGATGAGTTCCGCGAGCATGAGGACATGCCCAACACCACCAACCCGGATGACTGGGCACGCATCTCCGGCAAGAAGGGTGAGCGCATCACCTACATCCGCACCATCGTCCAGGGCAAGGCCGGCCAGGAGCCCGGCAAATCCATCGAGACCATGCCCAACACGGGCCAGTACCTGTGA
- the prcB gene encoding proteasome subunit beta: MQETTANKVAAHATSSFTEHLQRDRPELLPQYAPFASGTPAAQPLAVPHATTIVAMTYAGGIVMAGDRRATMGNIIASRHIEKVFPADQYSVLGIAGTAGIAIDLTRLFQVELEHYEKIEGTLLSLDGKANRLGAMIRGNLPMALQGLAVVPLFAGFDTAAGVGRLFSYDVTGGRYEEQEHHAVGSGSMFARGALKKLWRPNLPEDEAIAVAVESLYDAADDDSATGGPDPVRQLWPVVYAVNRAGARRVSERELATMAGNIIESRAAARREA, from the coding sequence GTGCAGGAGACAACAGCCAACAAGGTAGCCGCCCACGCGACGTCGTCGTTCACTGAGCATCTCCAACGCGACCGTCCGGAACTGCTTCCCCAATACGCACCGTTCGCGTCGGGCACGCCCGCCGCCCAGCCCCTCGCCGTGCCCCACGCCACCACCATCGTGGCCATGACCTACGCCGGCGGCATCGTCATGGCCGGTGACCGCCGGGCCACCATGGGCAACATCATCGCCAGCCGGCACATCGAAAAGGTCTTTCCCGCCGACCAGTATTCAGTCCTGGGAATCGCCGGCACCGCAGGCATCGCGATCGACCTGACCCGCCTGTTCCAGGTGGAGCTCGAGCACTACGAGAAGATCGAGGGCACCCTGCTGAGCCTGGACGGCAAGGCGAACCGGCTCGGCGCCATGATCCGGGGCAACCTGCCGATGGCGCTGCAGGGCCTCGCCGTGGTCCCGCTGTTCGCGGGCTTCGACACTGCCGCCGGGGTCGGCAGGCTCTTCTCCTATGACGTGACCGGCGGCCGCTACGAGGAACAGGAACACCACGCCGTGGGCTCCGGATCCATGTTCGCTCGCGGCGCCCTCAAGAAGCTTTGGCGGCCGAACCTGCCCGAAGACGAAGCGATAGCAGTCGCCGTCGAATCCCTGTACGACGCAGCCGACGACGACTCCGCCACCGGCGGCCCCGACCCCGTGCGGCAGCTGTGGCCCGTGGTGTACGCCGTCAACCGGGCCGGAGCCCGGCGGGTATCCGAACGAGAACTCGCAACAATGGCCGGAAACATCATCGAGTCCAGGGCAGCTGCCCGCAGGGAGGCCTGA
- a CDS encoding site-2 protease family protein → MSDPAGSGQQPPSVQTRNSRREGIPLGRIAGIPIVLAYSWFIIAAFTVIVYGPVLQHGTPSLGIGAYYVAFAYAVLLLLSVLVHELAHALTAKIYGWPSEKIVLNLWGGHTQFESFTATPGRSVLVAMAGPAANFVLAGAAWLVISAGGLSGVADTLLNIFFWANLVIGIFNVLPGLPLDGGRLVESAVWKATGSHAKGTVAAGWGGRIIVIGLGLYFIVRPLLSGDVPDTSMLLITILVGGFLWMGASASIQQGRLRSRLHLVSAAALAEPAVGLSETVSVSDILNVSAGGRTAVVLCAPDGRPSSVVDPAALAAVPAAVAGTTPAGAVAYALGAGAYVPEWSKGQELLQYLAQLEGHDYAVVDHNGRVTGLLRQSTVVTAITGKGPR, encoded by the coding sequence GTGTCTGATCCCGCGGGATCCGGTCAGCAGCCCCCGAGCGTGCAGACCAGGAACAGCCGGCGCGAGGGCATCCCGCTCGGCAGGATCGCCGGCATTCCCATCGTCCTGGCCTACTCCTGGTTCATTATCGCCGCCTTCACGGTGATCGTATACGGACCCGTGCTGCAGCACGGCACCCCGTCGCTGGGCATCGGGGCCTACTACGTGGCATTCGCCTACGCGGTCCTGCTCCTGCTGTCGGTGCTCGTCCATGAACTGGCGCACGCGCTGACCGCCAAGATCTACGGCTGGCCCAGCGAGAAAATCGTGCTCAACCTCTGGGGCGGCCACACCCAGTTTGAAAGCTTCACCGCGACCCCCGGACGGTCCGTGCTGGTGGCCATGGCCGGGCCCGCCGCCAACTTCGTGCTCGCAGGCGCAGCGTGGCTGGTGATCTCCGCGGGCGGGCTGTCCGGCGTGGCGGACACCCTCCTGAACATCTTCTTCTGGGCCAACCTTGTGATCGGCATCTTCAACGTGCTGCCCGGGCTGCCGCTGGACGGCGGCCGCTTGGTGGAATCCGCCGTCTGGAAGGCCACCGGCAGTCACGCCAAGGGCACCGTCGCCGCGGGCTGGGGAGGCCGAATCATCGTCATCGGCCTGGGCCTGTACTTCATTGTCCGGCCGCTGCTCAGTGGAGACGTCCCGGACACCAGCATGCTGCTCATCACCATCCTGGTCGGCGGCTTCCTCTGGATGGGCGCGTCAGCGTCAATCCAGCAGGGCCGCCTGCGCAGCCGGCTCCATCTGGTGAGCGCCGCCGCGTTGGCCGAACCCGCCGTCGGCCTTTCCGAAACGGTGAGCGTCAGCGACATCCTGAACGTGTCGGCAGGCGGGCGGACCGCCGTCGTGCTCTGCGCGCCGGACGGCAGGCCAAGCAGCGTGGTGGACCCCGCGGCCCTGGCCGCGGTGCCCGCCGCCGTGGCCGGCACCACCCCCGCCGGAGCGGTGGCCTACGCGCTCGGCGCCGGCGCCTACGTGCCGGAATGGTCCAAAGGCCAGGAGCTGCTCCAGTACCTGGCGCAGCTCGAAGGACACGACTACGCGGTGGTTGACCACAACGGCCGGGTCACCGGCCTGCTGCGTCAGTCCACCGTGGTGACGGCCATAACAGGCAAGGGACCCCGCTAA
- a CDS encoding tRNA (adenine-N1)-methyltransferase, with protein MSSESAANGTSTGLSSGTAAGTADQPVGAARRRGPFREGERVQLTDERGRMNTISLEAGGAFHTHRGFLNHDDIIGKVDGSVVVNNVGQQYQTLRPLLSDFVLSMPRGAAVVYPKDAGQIITMADIFPGARVVEAGVGSGALSISLLRAVGDQGYLHSFERREEFAAIARGNVETIFGGPHPAWQISLGDFQEEVVRAEEPGSIDRVVLDMLAPWECLDAVATVLAPGGVWINYVATVTQLSRTAEAIRADGRFTEPDAWESMVRGWHLEGLAVRPDHRMVAHTGFLLVTRRLADGVTGISVKRRPSKTEFNEEDVNAWTPGAVGERLVSDKKLRRAARDAIAGTNVKDDPEITN; from the coding sequence ATGAGCAGCGAATCTGCCGCCAACGGAACCAGCACGGGCCTTTCCTCCGGCACTGCAGCCGGGACGGCGGACCAGCCGGTCGGCGCTGCCCGGCGGCGCGGCCCCTTCCGTGAAGGCGAACGGGTCCAGCTGACGGACGAGCGCGGGCGTATGAACACCATCAGCCTGGAGGCAGGCGGAGCGTTCCACACCCACCGCGGCTTCCTCAACCACGATGACATCATCGGCAAGGTGGACGGCTCGGTGGTGGTGAACAACGTCGGCCAGCAGTACCAGACGCTCCGCCCGCTGCTGTCCGACTTTGTCCTGTCCATGCCCCGCGGCGCCGCCGTGGTCTACCCCAAGGACGCCGGCCAGATCATCACCATGGCTGACATCTTCCCGGGCGCCCGCGTGGTGGAGGCAGGGGTGGGCTCAGGTGCACTCTCCATCTCGCTGCTGCGTGCGGTGGGGGACCAGGGCTACCTGCATTCCTTCGAACGCCGCGAGGAATTCGCCGCCATCGCCCGCGGCAACGTGGAGACCATCTTCGGCGGCCCGCACCCGGCCTGGCAGATCTCCCTCGGGGACTTCCAGGAGGAAGTGGTCCGCGCCGAAGAGCCCGGGTCCATCGACCGCGTGGTCCTCGACATGCTGGCGCCCTGGGAATGCCTCGACGCCGTGGCCACCGTCCTGGCCCCCGGCGGCGTGTGGATCAACTACGTCGCCACTGTCACCCAGCTCTCCCGCACGGCGGAAGCCATCCGCGCCGACGGCCGCTTCACCGAGCCGGACGCCTGGGAATCGATGGTCCGCGGCTGGCACCTCGAAGGACTGGCCGTCCGCCCCGACCACCGCATGGTTGCCCACACCGGCTTCCTGCTAGTCACGCGGCGGCTCGCCGACGGCGTCACCGGCATCTCCGTCAAGCGGCGCCCGTCCAAGACCGAGTTCAACGAAGAGGACGTCAACGCCTGGACACCGGGCGCTGTGGGGGAACGCCTCGTCTCGGACAAGAAGCTCCGCCGGGCGGCGCGGGACGCGATCGCCGGCACCAACGTGAAGGACGACCCGGAGATCACAAACTAG
- a CDS encoding FKBP-type peptidyl-prolyl cis-trans isomerase produces MRRLLAILLPALLLLTACGGQEPAAPEPTSQSAGETAKLDSLKLTDKGDKKAPGVEFAKPLEVAEPTVKVVTEGGGERVKANQIAEISVLALNAKDGSTLDDSFPRDPEPLELNDELKTGSAIVYNAFVGAKVGSQLALAIPGKAAAKGQAAQPTQLLIIKVLSAKEAPKVLDKPEGDPVTPPAGLPTVTEKDGVPELSVKGVAAPKKLIAQDLIKGKGATVKATDTLTVNYVGVALASGKKFDSSFDRKQTAEFALNQVIKGWTQGLTGKTVGSRVLLVIPKDLAYGDSGQGDAKGDLAFVVDILGAK; encoded by the coding sequence GTGCGCCGACTACTAGCAATCCTTCTTCCCGCGCTGCTTCTGCTGACCGCCTGCGGTGGCCAGGAGCCCGCAGCCCCGGAACCGACCAGCCAGTCCGCGGGTGAGACCGCCAAGCTCGACTCGCTCAAGCTGACGGACAAGGGGGACAAGAAAGCCCCGGGCGTCGAGTTCGCCAAGCCCCTCGAGGTTGCCGAACCCACCGTCAAGGTTGTCACCGAAGGCGGCGGGGAACGCGTGAAGGCCAACCAGATCGCCGAGATTTCCGTTCTTGCCCTCAATGCCAAGGACGGCTCCACGCTGGATGACAGCTTCCCCCGCGATCCCGAGCCCCTTGAACTGAACGATGAACTCAAGACCGGCAGCGCGATCGTCTACAACGCGTTTGTTGGCGCCAAGGTGGGCTCCCAGCTCGCCCTCGCCATCCCGGGCAAGGCAGCGGCAAAAGGCCAGGCTGCCCAGCCGACCCAGCTTCTGATCATCAAGGTGCTCTCGGCCAAGGAGGCCCCGAAGGTGCTCGACAAGCCTGAGGGCGATCCGGTCACCCCGCCCGCCGGCCTGCCGACCGTTACCGAGAAGGATGGCGTCCCGGAGCTCTCCGTCAAGGGCGTCGCAGCCCCGAAGAAGCTCATCGCCCAGGACCTGATCAAGGGCAAAGGCGCAACCGTCAAGGCCACGGACACCCTGACCGTGAACTACGTCGGTGTGGCCCTGGCCAGCGGCAAGAAGTTCGACTCCAGCTTTGACCGCAAGCAGACGGCAGAGTTCGCGCTCAACCAGGTCATCAAGGGCTGGACCCAGGGCCTGACCGGAAAAACGGTCGGTTCCCGCGTCCTGCTCGTCATCCCCAAGGATCTGGCCTATGGCGACTCCGGCCAGGGTGACGCGAAGGGCGACCTCGCGTTCGTCGTCGACATCCTGGGTGCTAAGTAA
- the pafA gene encoding Pup--protein ligase — protein MDKRIFGIETEFGISYSSPDSRPLAPEEVARYLFRKVVSWGRSSNVFLTNGSRLYLDVGSHPEYATAECDDLAQLIAHDRAGELILDDLVDEAQSRLAAEGFNGTVYLFKNNTDSAGNSYGSHENYLIPRRGEFTRLAEILIPFLVTRQLIAGAGKILKTPHGATYAFSQRADHIWEGVSSATTRSRPIINTRDEPHADAEFYRRLHVIVGDSNMSETTALLKVGTVDLILRMIEAGVIMRDMRMENPIRSIREISHDLSGRALVRLANGRQLTALEIQQEYLSKVTAFVEENGAHNPHVPLILDLWGRTLRAIESGDSSTIETEIDWAIKKKLMDSYRRRHGLGLDAPRIAQLDLTYHDISRSRGLYYLLQSRGAVRRVTEETAIKDAVDAPPQTTRAKLRGDFVRKAQELGRDYTVDWVHLKLNDRAHQTILCKDPFRNEDERVDALLDSMG, from the coding sequence ATGGACAAGAGGATCTTCGGCATTGAAACCGAATTCGGGATTTCCTATTCGAGCCCGGATTCCCGCCCCCTCGCCCCGGAGGAAGTGGCCCGCTACCTGTTCCGCAAGGTGGTGAGCTGGGGACGGTCCTCCAATGTGTTCCTCACCAACGGGTCCCGCCTGTACCTCGACGTAGGCTCGCATCCGGAATACGCAACCGCGGAATGCGACGACCTCGCCCAGCTGATCGCCCATGACCGCGCCGGGGAGCTCATCCTGGACGACCTCGTTGACGAGGCCCAGTCCAGGCTGGCTGCCGAGGGCTTCAACGGCACGGTGTATCTGTTCAAGAACAACACGGACTCCGCCGGCAACTCCTACGGCAGCCACGAGAACTACCTCATTCCCCGCCGCGGCGAGTTCACCCGGCTGGCCGAGATCCTGATCCCGTTCCTCGTTACGCGCCAGCTCATCGCCGGTGCTGGCAAGATCCTGAAGACGCCGCACGGAGCCACCTACGCGTTTTCGCAGCGGGCGGACCACATCTGGGAGGGCGTGTCATCCGCCACCACCCGTTCCCGGCCCATCATCAACACCCGCGACGAGCCGCACGCCGACGCCGAGTTCTACCGCCGCCTGCACGTGATCGTCGGCGACTCCAACATGTCCGAGACCACTGCGCTGCTCAAGGTGGGCACCGTGGACCTCATCCTGCGGATGATCGAGGCCGGCGTAATCATGCGGGACATGCGGATGGAAAACCCCATCCGCAGCATCCGGGAGATCTCCCACGACCTGAGCGGCCGCGCGCTTGTCCGGCTCGCCAACGGCCGCCAACTCACCGCGCTGGAGATCCAGCAGGAGTACCTGAGCAAAGTCACGGCGTTCGTCGAGGAAAACGGAGCCCACAACCCGCACGTCCCGCTGATCCTGGACCTGTGGGGGCGGACGCTGCGCGCCATCGAAAGCGGCGACTCCAGCACCATCGAGACCGAAATCGACTGGGCGATCAAGAAAAAGCTCATGGACAGCTACCGCAGGCGCCACGGCCTGGGCCTGGACGCCCCCCGGATCGCGCAGCTGGACCTCACCTACCACGACATCTCCCGTTCCCGCGGCCTGTATTACCTTCTGCAGTCGCGCGGGGCAGTCCGCCGGGTGACCGAGGAGACGGCCATCAAGGACGCCGTGGACGCCCCGCCGCAGACCACCCGGGCCAAACTGCGTGGCGACTTCGTCCGCAAGGCACAGGAGCTGGGCCGTGACTACACCGTGGACTGGGTCCATCTGAAGCTCAACGACCGCGCGCACCAGACCATTTTGTGCAAGGACCCGTTCCGCAACGAGGACGAGCGGGTGGATGCGCTTCTGGACTCTATGGGCTGA